The Artemia franciscana chromosome 11, ASM3288406v1, whole genome shotgun sequence genome has a segment encoding these proteins:
- the LOC136032612 gene encoding uncharacterized protein LOC136032612, whose amino-acid sequence MLTDVRKTDRLNLMDQRGLRTSTWNVLTPNAPASKNLLSEELRKNKVSITGLTETRLTGCGEERIGNSDSLLWSGGSTRRNGVDLALNSLARKALLLHEAVSDRLMKARFGHKHGKMTVIVCYAPTSNSGDVTKEDFYSALSRCLATVLPP is encoded by the coding sequence ATGCTGACGGACGTCAGGAAGACTGACAGACTAAACCTTATGGACCAAAGGGGGCTACGAACATCCACTTGGAATGTCTTGACTCCGAATGCACCTGCGTCAAAGAACCTACTCTCAGAAGAACTTCGTAAGAATAAAGTGTCGATTACGGGTCTTACAGAAACTCGTCTTACCGGATGCGGAGAAGAGCGAATAGGTAACAGTGACTCGTTGCTCTGGTCTGGAGGAAGCACGAGAAGGAATGGCGTTGACCTTGCTCTAAACAGCCTTGCAAGAAAGGCCTTACTTTTACACGAAGCCGTATCTGACAGATTAATGAAGGCCCGCTTTGGACACAAGCATGGCAAGATGACTGTCATCGTGTGCTATGCCCCGACCAGCAATTCTGGCGATGTGACTAAGGAAGATTTCTACTCTGCTTTGTCCAGATGCCTTGCGACAGTGCTCCCCCCGTGA